TTGCCTGTCTTACAAGTTCAACAGACCCCTGCGTAGAAACATGGGCTATGTGCAGATAGCCTCTGGTAAGCTCGGCAAGCATTATGTCGCGACTTACCATTACTTCCTCAGCTTGTCTTGGAATTCCCCTCAAGCCTAGTATCATCGAATTTCTTCCCTCGTTCATGACGCCGTTCCTGCTCAACTCTTTATCTTCGCTGTGAGAAATCACCGGAAGCTTAAACATTTTTGTATATTCTAAAGTGCGGCGCATTATCTGCGAGTTAGACACAGGAAGACCGTCGTCGCTTATTGCCACGATTCCTGCTTTTTTCAAAACTCCGATTTCTGAAAGCTCTTCTCCGTTTGATCCTTTAGTAGCGCAGCCTATCGGAAAAACATTTATCGCTCCTTCCTTCTGGGCTTTCAGCAAAATGAATTCAACCGTAGGAGCATTATCTATCACGGGTTTTGTGTTCGGCATACAAAAAACTGTCGTTATGCCTCCTTTTGCCGCCGCACGCGTACCTGTTTTAATGGTCTCTTTTCCTTCATGACCGGGTTCTCTCAAATGAGCATGGACGTCTATAAGGCCGGGAACAGCAATTTTGCCTCTTCCATCAACAATTCTGTTTGCTGCATCAGTAAGATTTGAAACTATTTTGCCGTTTTCAATAAACAAATCTTCAACCGAATCTTTATTTTGGGATGGATCGACTATTCTTATATTTTTAATTTGAAGACGCATTTTTTTTCACCTTTGTTGGTTTTAAAAGATATAAAACTGCCATTCTCACGGCGATCCCATTTGTAACCTGTTCATTAATCACGGCATTTTGGCTGTCAGCCACATCGGATGAAATTTCTATTCCTCTGTTCATGGGGCCCGGGTGCATTACCATAACCCCGGACTTGGCTTTTGCAAGCCTTTCTTTCGTAAGCTGGTAAAGTTCAACGTATTCGTGCACCGAAGGAAACAAATTTTCCTGCTGGCGTTCAAGCTGTATTCTTAAAATATTTACTACATCTGCTTCTTTTATCGCTTCATCCAAATTATAATGAACTTTAACTCCAAGTCCTTCTATCTGTGGCGGTATCAGCGTCGGAGGTCCTGCAACGGCCACTTCGGCGCCCATTTTTGTCAAGGCCCAAATATTCGATTTTGCCACTCTTGAATGCAAAATGTCGCCCACCAAAAGAATTTTTAAACCTTCTATTCTTTTTTTCTTTTCATACATCGTATATAAATCCAGCAAGCCCTGCGTCGGGTGTTCGTGAAAACCATCTCCCGCGTTAATTATCGATGCACTGAGATTACGAGCCAAAATATCAGGCGTTCCAGCCATTGAATGCCTTATTATTATATAGTCGGCTTTCATAGCTTCCAGAGTTTTGCCAGTATCTATAAGGCTTTCGCCTTTTACGACGCTTGAAGCGCTGACAGAAATGTTTACGACATCGGCGGATAATCTCTTTGCCGCTATTTCAAATGATGTTCTTGTTCTTGTTGAAGGTTCATAAAAAAGAGTTACTACTGTTTTGCCGATTAAAGTGGGCGCTTTTTTTACCGATCTTGTGAAAAGACTTTTAAAAGGTTTTACCGAATCCAATACCGTCTGAAAATCTTTTTTGTCCAAATGTTCCAAACCAAGCAAATCTTTGCGGTTAAGAGACATAATCAGTCCTTTTTCTATTATTTTATAGTTATTACTCTATCTTCTTTGTCTGTTTCGCAGCATTCGACTTTAATATTTTCTTTGCTGAGACAACGAACTCCCACATAATTCGCTTCTATCGGAAGTTCTCTGTATCCTCTGTCAACTAAAACGGCAAGCTGAATGGATTTTGGCCTTCCGAAATCCATAAGCACATCAAGCGCCGCTCTTACAGTCCTTCCCGTGTACAGAACATCATCAACTAATACGATGTTTTTTTTACTTATGTCAAAAGGAATAACTGTGTCTTTTATGATAGGCATGTCAGAGCCGAAATCGTCAATATCGTCTCTGTAAAGCGTGATATCAAGCGTGCCGAAAGGAATTTTTAATTCTTCAGATAAAGAAAGTTTTGTTATTTCTGAAATAATTCTTTTTGCTATGATAACGCCTTTGTTATGAATTCCCACTATCGCCAAATCTTTTGAATTTTTATTTTTCTCAATAACTTCTTTTGAAATTTTTTCTATGGCTTTTTGAAATGTTCCAGCATTTAATATAATTTCCGACATTTTATTTTTTAATACCTTCCATATATTTTTCTATTCCATCTTTCCGAAGCTTTAAATCCTCTCTTATAACGGCTTCGGACTGCTTTCTTTTATATTCTATAAGTTTTTCTTTCAGTCCGTCATCAGACACGGCAATAATCTGAGACGCAAGAATCGCAGCATTTATAGCTCCTGCTTTTCCCACTGCCATGCAGGCCACGGGAACGCCTTTAGGCATCTGAGCTATGGCAAACAAAGCGTCCATGCTTGCAAGATTTTTGTTTTCCATAGGCACACCTATTACGGGAAGAACAGTTTCTGCAGCGACAACGCCTGGCAATGCAGCTGCCATACCGGCTGCCGTTATGAAAACTTTTACTCCAGAGCTTTCAGCGCCTCTAACACATTGTTTTAAATGTTCTGTGGTTCTGTGTGCTGACGCAATATTTAGACTGTACGACAAGCCGAACTCTTTAAGTGTTTTTACCATTTCTGTTATTACCGGAATGTCCGAACTAGAACCCACAATTATTGCAACGTCAATTCTATTTTCCATTTAAAGCTCTCCGAGCTATGTCTTTTCTGTAATGCATATTTTCAAAAGATATAAGTTTCACCTGCGAATAAACTTTGTCTATCGCTCTTTTTATATCACCCGCTGCTGACATAACTCCCAGAACTCTTCCTCCGCAGGTAATGGTCTTCCCATTTTCAATTTTTGTGCCAGCGTGAAAAATTATAGTATCTTTGTCTTTAACATCTTGAAGCCCTTTTATTTCAAAGCCGCTTTCAAATTTCCGCGGGTATCCACCGGAAGCAAGAACGACACACACTGTGGTTTCTCTTTTCCATTTAATTTCTATTTTTGAAAGCTCTTTATTTAAAATAGCCATACATATATCTGACAAATCGCTGTCAAGCAAAGGCAGTATCACCTGTGTTTCTGGATCGCCAAAACGGCAGTTAAACTCCAAAACATACGGTTCACCATCGTTTATTATCACTCCTACATATAAAATTCCTTTGTATTGCAAACCTTCTTTTTTTATTCCTTTGATAACTTTTTTTATTATGCTCTCTTCAATTTTTTTATTTAATTCAGCTGCTGCCAAAGGAGCCGGAGCGTAAGCACCCATTCCACCGGTATTTGGTCCTTCGTCATCGTCGTTTATTCTTTTATGATCCTGTGAAGCAGGCATCATCGAATAAGAAATGCCATCGGTAAAAATCAAATATGAAAGTTCCTGACCGCTTATATATTCCTCAATAATAATATTCGTTCCTGCATCGCCTAAGATTTTGTCGTTCATCATCTGCTTTACGGCATTTTCTGCTTCTTTGCGTCCGTTACAGATATAAACGCCTTTACCCGCAGCAAGACCGTCGGCTTTTATAACTATCTTTTTATCTTTATCGTGCAAGGAAAGAAAATCTATAGCAGCGGCGGTATTTGTAAATTTGTTAAATCGAGCCGTAGGAATATCGTATTTATTCATAAATTCTTTGGAAAAGATTTTGCTTGACTCAAGCATTGATGCCTGTTTGGAAGGACCTACTATTTTCAATCCCCTTTCTTCAAAATAATCCACGATTCCAAGCGACAAAGGAATTTCTGGTCCTACGAATGTAAAATCAATATCGTTGTTCCGAGCAAAATTCGCAAGATTTTCAAAATCATTTACATTTATATTGACGATTTCCGCAATTTCAGAGATTCCGCCGTTTCCGCAGGCACAGTATAGTTTTTCGACTTTTTCGCTTTTTACAAATGACTGGCAGAGAGCATGCTCTCTGCCGCCAGAACCTATAACTAAAACTTTCATCTATAACTCCTGAAGATAAGAAGCTTGGATGGCTTAGAAACTTCGTAACAGTTCTGTCTTTGCCGCAGCTAGACGACTTCCAAACTTATAAACATCGTATCTTCTAAAATATGTACTTATCAAAAAATTTAACTATGAGCATAAACATCAAAAAAGCCATTATCATTGTCATTATCATAGCTTTCCAATTTTGATTTATCATGGCAGAAATTTTGTTGCTGCCGCTTTTTCTATCACGTATTTCAAAAGCATACTTGTTGCGAATCTCTTTACTGAGATCCGCATACTCAGTAAAATCTTCGCAAGAATCATTTTCTGTCATCCATTTTCTTTTGGCCATACAAAAAATTCTTCCGTTTCCGTTGTCATCCAAACTGTTATCGCCTTGAAATAAACAATTTATGCAATAACCCATGATTCCGCCTTTTATATTATTTAACAAAATTTACAGCATTTTGAAATATTACTTTTCCCCAGCCGAACTCCCCATCAGAACCTTCTCTTGCGGGATGTTGTAAGGCGTAAACATATCTTTCGGGGTGAGGCATAAGCCCAAAGATATTTCCCTTTTTATTGCATATACCTGCAATCTTCTGTGCCGAACCGTTCGGGTCTAAAGGATAGTCTGGCTCATTTCCATTTTTTGTACAATATTTAAAAACTATTTGATTGTTTTTATAAAGTGCATCTAGCAGCTTTTTATCCGAAACAACAAACTTGCCTTCTCCATGAGCTACTGGCAGATTGATAATATCAATAATATTTTTTGTCCACAGACAGATTGATTCGCCTTTATTATTTTTCTGCGGCTTTAAATAAACCCAACGGCATTCAAATTTATCTGAATCATTATATGAAAGCGTTGAAATCTGTTCAAATATTTCGGGATAGGGAAGCAGCCCCATTTTTACTAAAACCTGAAAACCATTGCAAATGCCTATTATGGGTTTTCCGCTTAACGCGAATTTTTTAATTTTGTCACCTAGTCCACTTTTTACTTCGTTTGCAAGTATTTTTCCGGAAGCTATATCGTCTCCGTAAGAAAATCCTCCTGGAAAAGCTAAAATATCGTATTCAAAAATTTTATCTTTTTTTTCAATCAAAGTGTTTACGTGAATCCTTTCTGCTAAAGCACCGCAAAGCTCAAAGGCCGACTGTGTCTCATAATCGCAGTTCGTCCCCGCCGTTCTTAAAATTAATGCTTTAACTTTTTTCATATTTTGTTTTCCTTGTACTATGATCTAACTTACACAAAATCACGTATCCATCCGCCAAACAAAAAATGCCGCATCTTAGCACACTACTTATCAAAGTTTTAATGCCAGTTTATAGTATTTCTCCAACAGTTTAATAATCTTTCGCTTCTTTCTTTTATTTTTATTTTTTCTTTTGCACTCTCAAAAATTACTTTGCCGTCTTGTCCTACAAAACCGACTTTAGAAACGGCACAGTCTTTAAATAACATCTTTATTCTTTCAATGTTTTCATTTTTTACTTCTATAATAAATCTGCCGTTGCTTTCTGAAAACATGATTTCAGTATGAGTCATTTTGCCGATTGTCAAAATTTTATCTATATCAATATATGCACCTTTTTGCCCGGCAAAAGCCATTTCGCATATCGCCGCGGCAAGACCGCCTTCACTTGTATCGTGACAGGCTTCAATTAAGCCTTTGTTTATAGCCATATGAATTTTTTCCATTATAATTTTCGATTCTTTAGGATAGACGGACGGGATTACACCGTATCTTATTTTATTGATTTTTGAAAATACCGAACCACCTAGTTCATTTCTTGTATAGCCCAAAATAAAAATAGAGTTTGCACCCTCTTTAAAAGGCATTGTTACGGTATTTTCAACATTTTCGATAACGCCTATTGCCGAAATTAAAAGCGCGGGCGGTATAGAATATTTTTTGCCGCCGATAGAGTACTCGTTGTGCAGGCTGTCTTTTCCCGATATAAATGGAACGCCGAATGCCTTTGACATATCGTAACAGGCATTTGCAGCTCTTACAAGACTTCCTAAAATTTCAGGCTTGTTAGGGTTTCCCCAGCAAAAATTGTCTAATACTGAAATTTTATTAATGTCTGCACCGACGGCTACGGCGTTTCTCAAAGCTTCTTCGACAGCGGAAGCTGCCATTTTATACGTATTTATTTTTCCGTACCAAGGATTTAATCCGTTGGAAAGCACAACTCCTTTTTTTGTCCCTTTGACAACAGTATAAGGCCAAATAACAGCTGCGTCGCCGGGACCTGAAACTTCAATACTGTTTCCCTGTAAAGGTTTTATTACGGTTTGCCCCTGAACTTCGTGATCATATTGTCTTATAATCCATTCTTTAGAACAGACGTTTAAATCCGCTAAAACCGCTTTTAAGGATTTTAAAAGTTTTGCTGAATTAAATTTTACAGGTTTTTGCTTGTTTTCCTGTTTTACTTCATATACCGCAGGTCTTATAGGTTTTGGCACGCCGTTATGCAAAAAGTCCATACTCATATCGGCTACTACTTTACCGTTATACGTGAGAGTAAGTCTTTTGTCACCGATAAATTCGCCGATAAAAGTCGCCTCTACGTTTTCTTTTTCAAAGATTTCTTTTATTTTCTTTTTGTTTTTCTGTGGCACGGCAAAAACCATTCTTTCTTGTGCCTCGGAAATCCAAATTTCCCAAGGGCTTAAGCCCTCGTATTTTAAAGGAACTCTTTCTAGTGCAATTTTTACTCCAGTTTTTTCTCCAAGCTCGCCAACAGCGCTTGAAAGTCCGCCTGCACCGCAGTCGGTAACAGCTCTGTATAAACCCAAATCACGAGCTTTAAGCATTGTGTCTAAAACTTTCTTTTCAATTATGGGATTTCCTATTTGAACCGCGCTGACATCAGATTCTTTATCAAGCTGAACCGAAGAAAAAGTAGCACCGTGAATGCCGTCACGGCCCGTGCGTCCGCCTACAACTAAAACCAAATCCCCAGATTTTACTTTTTTATTAATCATCGTTTTAGGAATTATGCCGGCGGTTCCGCAATAAACTAAAGGATTTGCTATATATCCGTCGTCAAAATAAACCGAGCCGTTGACGGTAGGTATGCCCATGCGATTTCCGTAATCTCTGACTCCTGAAACTACGCCCTTTGCTATTCTTTTAGGATGGTGCATTCCTTCGGGGACGCAGGAAGGTTTTGTATCTGGATTTCCAAAACAAAATACATCGGTATTTGCCACAGGCTTTGCGCCAAGCCCGGCGCCTAAAATGTCTCTGATAACTCCACCTATGCCAGTGGCTGAACCTCCATAAGGCTCTAATGCCGACGGATGATTATGCGTTTCAACTTTAAACGCCGCTCCATTTTTATCGTCAAACTCTATAATGCCCGCATTATCTTTAAACACGGACAAACACCATTTTTTATTAAGTTCTGCGGTAGCTTTAAAAATTGTCTCTTTGAGAAAGTTATTATAAATCTTTTTGCTCTTTTTACCGCCTTGAATTTGAGTATATTCAATAATGCCCGTAAGCGTTTTATGCTTACAATGCTCACTCCATGTCTGTGCAATGGTTTCAATTTCTACATCAGTTGGATTTCTTTTTAGTTTTTTGAAATAATTTTGAATGGTTTTCATCTCTTCAAGAGAAAGAGAAAGAACATTCCTATCGCTAAGATTCATAAGCTGTTTATCAGATAGATTTAAAATTTCAATAATATCGCAGTTCATTTTATTTTATATTCCTGAATTAGCGTATTGGCAAGTAACTTCATAGCTATATTGTCCAGAACAGATTTAGAAACCTTTCCGTAAATATAATATTTATGTCCAGTTTTAACGACAATGTCTTTATTTATTCCCAAATCTTTTACAGCTTTTATAACGCTTTCAGCAACAGTATCGGTTACGCCTTTTTTAAACCATACTTCAATAATTGCCATTTCTGCATTATGCAAAATTCCGTCTTTTACCACATTATGACTTTCTGTTATTTTATCACTTAAAAGTTCTGAAGCTATAATTCTTGCCTGCGTTGCGTCAATTTGTCCATCAATTTTATATAGTGGAGAATATTCCACTTTGTTTACGCATTTAAATCCAAGCTGTAAAATTTCGCGGCAAATATGTTCTCCGCGAACATTTTTAAAACCATCTTTTGGAAAAATTTCTATTTCATACATTTAAAATTTCCTGCCCGTAAGTTTTTCATAAGCATCCATATATTTTTCCATAGTTTTTTCAACCACTTCGGACGGAAGTTCGGGAGGTGAGGAAGCCTTGTCCCATTTTATGCGTTCGAGATAATCTCTTACGTATTGTTTATCCAAACTATCCTGTGATTTTCCCATCTGGTATTTGTCAACTTCCCAAAAGCGCGAAGAGTCTGGAGTAAAAATCTCATCTATCAAAATTAATTTATCGTCATAAAATCCAAATTCAAGTTTAGTGTCGGCAAGAATTATACCTTTTGATATAGAATAATCGCTTACCTTTTTATAAAGTTCAATAGAAAATTTTCTGAGATTGTCTGCCGTATCTTTGCCTACTCTTTTGACTGTTTCTTCAAAAGATATGTTTTCGTCATGTCTGCCGCCTTCTTCTTTACTTGAAGGAGTGAAAATGGGTTCCGAAAGTTTTGACGATTCCTGCAAACCGTCTTGAAGGTTTATTCCGCATACAGTCTTTGATTTTTGATATTCTTTCCAGCCTGATCCCGCAAGGTATCCCCTGACTATACATTCAATATCTATCCTGTTTACTTTTTTGACTATCATCGCCCTGTCGCGAAGATATCCATAGTGTTTAAGTACAGCAGGAAAATTATCAAAATCACCTGTTATTATGTGATTTGGAAGTATTCCCTGAACAAAATTAAACCAAAACATTGAAAGTTTGTGCAAAACTTTTCCTTTGTTTGGGATTAACGTAGGAATGATGTAGTCAAAAGCAGATATTCTGTCCGAAGCGACAATTAAATAATTTTGTCCCAAATCATAAACATCTCTGACTTTTCCCTTATGGACTAATGGAAGATTTACGGGTTCTTTGCCGCTTATCATTGATTGTTCCTTTAAATATAATTTTTAAAATTATATAACTTTCAGATTGATTTTTCAACAAAAACTTCAATTTTTATATTATTCAGATATTTTACCACTGTCAAAAATTTTTAGTTAAAACTTTAAAGCTATTAAAGTGCATCCAAAAAACTACTTAAATCTTCTCGGGTGTCTGACATCCTTGCCATGCACCATAAAAATAACATCTTCACATATATTTGTTGAATGGTCGCCTATTCTTTCAAGGCTGCGCGCAACTTGAATTAAATCAATGGCTCTTTGTATGGTATCTGGATCAGAGGATTTTGTCATATATTTTTTTAAATCCGTAAAAATTCTATCTTTTAAATCGTCAACTTCATCATCTTTTTCCAAAACTGCTTTGGCAAGTTTAACATCGCTGGTATTAAAAGCTCTAATACTATCTTCAACCATCTGTTTGACGATATCTGCCATTTTTGGAATATCTATCAAAGGCTTTAAATCAGGATATTTAATTAAATCCAGTGATATTTCACTTATGTTTACAGCTTCGTCACCCATCCTTTCTAAATCACTGTTTATTCTCATGGCTGAAGTTATAAATCTTAAATCAGTACCGACAGGTTGATTTAAAGCTATAAGCTTTAAACATTTATCATCAATTACAATTTCTTGTATATTTACTTCTTTTTCAAGCCCAAAAATCCTATCTGAAAGTTTTGGATCTCTTAAAACAAGCTGGTCTATGGTAGCTTTAATCATCTGCTTGACTAATTCAGCCATATCAACAAGACGTGTCTGTAAATCGTTCATTTCCATATCAAAATGCCGCATAACTCCTCCTTATCCAAATCTCCCGCTGACATAATCATCAGTCTGCTTGTGGGAAGGATTGGTAAATATTTTTTCCGTTTTATCAAATTCTATCAGTTCGCCCAAAAGCATAAACGCTGTGTCTTCGGAAACTCTCGCCGCCTGCTGCATATTGTGAGTTACTATTACTATCGTATATTTCTCTTTAAGAACAAGCATCAGTTCTTCTATACGCTGTGTCGAGACAGGGTCTAAGGAAGAACAAGGTTCATCAAGCAAAATTATATGCGGCTTAACCGCGATAACGCGCGCTATGCACAGTCGCTGCTGCTGTTCAAGGCTTAAGTCCAAAGCGGAACGTTTTAACTTGTCTTTTATATCGTTCCATAATAAAACGTCTTCTAAACTTTTTTGAACGGTCTCATCTATTACGCTTTTTTTTGAAGCGATGCGATTGACTTTTAACCCAAATGCGACGTTTTCATATACGGAAATTGGAAACGGATTAGGACGCTGAAAAACCATGCCGACATTTCTTCTTAACGCGTCTATATCCGTTCCTCCATTATATATATTTTTTCCGCCTATTATTATTTTTCCTTGCGTGCGTACGCCTTCTATAGTGTCGTTAATTCTATTGATAGAACGCAAAAGCGTGGACTTGCCGCAGCCCGAAGGTCCTATCATAGCTGTAATTCTTTTTTCAGTAATTAAAATGTTAATATTTTTTAAAGCCTGAAAATCAGTATAATAGAGATTAAAATTTTTTATGTCTATTTTTGACAATTTTTTACTCCCGTATGCAAGTCACCTGAGTTTGATTGTTGCCCTCAAACAACGACATTCTTATCATTTTGCGTCAAAGACTTAAATATTTTTCTTTTATCTTTTTATAAAAATCCACATCAAAGTTTTGTTTTGATAATTCACATTGCATCCCAAACAGCAATTCTCTTTTTATTATATTCTTGTGACAAGGGCTTCCACAATGCGTTTCACAAATAATAAAATCCCATTCTTTTTCGTTTGTCATATCGCTTGTTCCTAATCATTTATTTTTCTTCATTATAAATAAATATTTAAATCCTCTAAGATAAAAGTTAAATCTGCGCGCGCGATTATGCCATAAACTTGTATTTGACGTCTGATTATGTCTTGTCAGACAGACAATATCCATTGGATCAAAATATTTTTCTAATCTCTGCCATAATATAAAACCTGTAGGAGTAAACTTTTTCTTTATCCACTGGTCGGCTATTACCCAGCCCATTACTTTATTTGGTTTTAAAATTCTTGCTATCTCAGCAATAACTTTTTCTAATTCATCATAGAAATTTACAGATTCGCAAGAAATCTTGCCTATACATCTTTTATCGTTTGAATATGCAATATTATTAGAGTATGGAGAATCTATAAATACAAAATCCACAGAATTATCTTTTAATGGAATCTTACGAGAATCATTTTTAATCACATCATTTCTTACAATATTCAAATCAAAACCAATAACTCTTCTTTTTAATTCTTTTGCAACGTCTATTGTCGTTCCACTGCCGCACATAGGGTCAACAACTAAATCTCTTTCTTTTGTATATCTTTGCAATAAATTCCAAATTACAAAAGCTGGAGTTACTCCATTATATTTATTATTCCCGTGCGCTATCCTGCCGTAATTTTGTCTTGGAAAATCCCAAAGTGTTGTAGATTCTATAATTAAATCTTTTTTATCTTTCATTTATTGTCTTTTTTAAATCTTCTATAAACTTGTCAAATGTTTTCACTTTATCCGTTTCTTCAATTGGGTGTTCGCTTAAGACATAACCGCCGTCCGTATCTATTTCAACAATAGCTTTTCCTTTCTTTTTTCCATCATTATACCTCAGAGTTTGATCTTCATCTAATGTAATAAAATATACTTTGACGTTTTTTGTTAGATTATCTTCAGATAATTTAAGTTTCCAATATCCAGTTTGAGCTATTCTTTCTCTTAACGTTACCTTAATTGACAATACGGCGATGACTTTGCTGTTGTTAGGGTTATATATGACAATATCAACGTCTGGCAAATGTAATCCGAATTTACCATAATCAATAGATAAATTTCTTTTTACTTTTGCAAGTTCATCTGACATTTTAGAAGCAAATTTTCTTTCCAAAGTATTGCCATTTATAGTTTTTAGACCTATGCTCTCAATCTCTGAAATAATGATATACTCTATTAACTTCTCAAGATTTTTACCTTTAAACGCTCTCCAAGATTGCTCATGGTCATCGCCAAAAAAATCTTTTAAATGTTGTTCTTTTGCTTTTGATAAAATTTTTGAAATATACCGATATGCTTTATTGCCATATTCTTTTTTTGTATCTTCATAAAGGCTAACTAAATCTTTAAATTCCATTATTATTTCTCCATAATTAAAATATATTCTGTTGGATAAATCATTTTTTTATTTACAGTATTCAAACTTGCAAATTTTCCTGTATTTTCATCTCTGATTGAAGGTAGATTTTTTGAAGGTATTTCTCGTTTAATAATATCAATTATTTTAAATCCAAGATTTAATAATTGTTCTGTAAAAACTTCAGCGTTTAAGACCTCAACTCTTTTCAAACTTGTATTTCCTATCACAATACAAGTTTTTCCGCCTTTCTTTAACATTCTTTTCATTTCAACAAAAACTTGATTCATATCGCTAAAATATTTTGAGACCTCTTTAGCCGTTTTCTTATCTTGCTGCACTAAATTTTCAACTGTCTGTTCGGCAAGAATACTATTGAGATTTATTTTGTTCTCATCACAATATGAAGTGCCTATAAAGATTTTACGAAAATCGCTTAAATCTTTCGCATATCCAAACCACAATGTGCTTAACTGATGCAAATCTGCATATTCATAAGAAGTTACATACGGAGGAGAAGTGACAATTAAATCAACAGAGTTATTTTTCACAGGAATTTTTCTTGCATCGTTACAGCTAACCTGAGAACTTAAATTAGAAAAAGATTTTTTTTGTAATAAAGTATAAAGATTCTGATTGCCGCGCGTCATCATCTTTACTTGTTTATAAAAAGTCGGTATGGGGTTTGACGGTATTTTTGTAAAATCTCTTGTAGGTTTATTACTTTTTTGCATCCATATAGAACAGTTTTTTAAAATATTAGAAAAAGCGCAATAAAAAAAATCCTTTATATCCTTTTCTCTAATTTCAGATATTTTAGACAATATAAACGCAAGCTCTTTTTTCTCTTCATATCTAAACCAGTAATCTATCCTATCATGCGCTGGTAATTTTATATATATTTTTTCATTATATAAAGCAAGTTTATCTTTTAAAATGTTAAATTCTATTTCAAGTTTTTTAGGTTCAATAACGGTCATTTTAGACTTAGCAATTAAAGTGGCAACTGGATTTATATCCACTCCTAAAGAATTTCTACCCATCACTTTTGCTTCAAGCACAGTTGTCCCGCATCCGCCAAAAGGATCAACTACAAAATCGCCTTCTTTTGTATATTGTGTTATCAATCTAGAAACAACCTGAGGAATAAATTTTGCAGGATAGCGATGATAGCCATGCGTAATATATGTGGTATCTTTTCTAGTCGCATTTGAAAAAGACCAAGAGTAATCAATTTCAACTTTAGAATAAATATCCTTTATCCTATTAATGATGTTACTTTCTTCAATACGATTTTTATAATCATAGGAAACAATCATTTGCGACATATAATTTTCACCATTATCAGAAACAAAAAATTCATTTTTTGACTCTTTATTTTCCTTATATTTAACCGACTTCTTTTTTTT
The window above is part of the Candidatus Endomicrobium procryptotermitis genome. Proteins encoded here:
- the purL gene encoding phosphoribosylformylglycinamidine synthase subunit PurL, which codes for MNCDIIEILNLSDKQLMNLSDRNVLSLSLEEMKTIQNYFKKLKRNPTDVEIETIAQTWSEHCKHKTLTGIIEYTQIQGGKKSKKIYNNFLKETIFKATAELNKKWCLSVFKDNAGIIEFDDKNGAAFKVETHNHPSALEPYGGSATGIGGVIRDILGAGLGAKPVANTDVFCFGNPDTKPSCVPEGMHHPKRIAKGVVSGVRDYGNRMGIPTVNGSVYFDDGYIANPLVYCGTAGIIPKTMINKKVKSGDLVLVVGGRTGRDGIHGATFSSVQLDKESDVSAVQIGNPIIEKKVLDTMLKARDLGLYRAVTDCGAGGLSSAVGELGEKTGVKIALERVPLKYEGLSPWEIWISEAQERMVFAVPQKNKKKIKEIFEKENVEATFIGEFIGDKRLTLTYNGKVVADMSMDFLHNGVPKPIRPAVYEVKQENKQKPVKFNSAKLLKSLKAVLADLNVCSKEWIIRQYDHEVQGQTVIKPLQGNSIEVSGPGDAAVIWPYTVVKGTKKGVVLSNGLNPWYGKINTYKMAASAVEEALRNAVAVGADINKISVLDNFCWGNPNKPEILGSLVRAANACYDMSKAFGVPFISGKDSLHNEYSIGGKKYSIPPALLISAIGVIENVENTVTMPFKEGANSIFILGYTRNELGGSVFSKINKIRYGVIPSVYPKESKIIMEKIHMAINKGLIEACHDTSEGGLAAAICEMAFAGQKGAYIDIDKILTIGKMTHTEIMFSESNGRFIIEVKNENIERIKMLFKDCAVSKVGFVGQDGKVIFESAKEKIKIKERSERLLNCWRNTINWH
- a CDS encoding phosphoribosylformylglycinamidine synthase subunit PurS translates to MYEIEIFPKDGFKNVRGEHICREILQLGFKCVNKVEYSPLYKIDGQIDATQARIIASELLSDKITESHNVVKDGILHNAEMAIIEVWFKKGVTDTVAESVIKAVKDLGINKDIVVKTGHKYYIYGKVSKSVLDNIAMKLLANTLIQEYKIK
- a CDS encoding phosphoribosylaminoimidazolesuccinocarboxamide synthase codes for the protein MISGKEPVNLPLVHKGKVRDVYDLGQNYLIVASDRISAFDYIIPTLIPNKGKVLHKLSMFWFNFVQGILPNHIITGDFDNFPAVLKHYGYLRDRAMIVKKVNRIDIECIVRGYLAGSGWKEYQKSKTVCGINLQDGLQESSKLSEPIFTPSSKEEGGRHDENISFEETVKRVGKDTADNLRKFSIELYKKVSDYSISKGIILADTKLEFGFYDDKLILIDEIFTPDSSRFWEVDKYQMGKSQDSLDKQYVRDYLERIKWDKASSPPELPSEVVEKTMEKYMDAYEKLTGRKF
- the phoU gene encoding phosphate signaling complex protein PhoU, whose product is MRHFDMEMNDLQTRLVDMAELVKQMIKATIDQLVLRDPKLSDRIFGLEKEVNIQEIVIDDKCLKLIALNQPVGTDLRFITSAMRINSDLERMGDEAVNISEISLDLIKYPDLKPLIDIPKMADIVKQMVEDSIRAFNTSDVKLAKAVLEKDDEVDDLKDRIFTDLKKYMTKSSDPDTIQRAIDLIQVARSLERIGDHSTNICEDVIFMVHGKDVRHPRRFK
- the pstB gene encoding phosphate ABC transporter ATP-binding protein PstB, with the protein product MSKIDIKNFNLYYTDFQALKNINILITEKRITAMIGPSGCGKSTLLRSINRINDTIEGVRTQGKIIIGGKNIYNGGTDIDALRRNVGMVFQRPNPFPISVYENVAFGLKVNRIASKKSVIDETVQKSLEDVLLWNDIKDKLKRSALDLSLEQQQRLCIARVIAVKPHIILLDEPCSSLDPVSTQRIEELMLVLKEKYTIVIVTHNMQQAARVSEDTAFMLLGELIEFDKTEKIFTNPSHKQTDDYVSGRFG
- a CDS encoding methyltransferase domain-containing protein, whose protein sequence is MKDKKDLIIESTTLWDFPRQNYGRIAHGNNKYNGVTPAFVIWNLLQRYTKERDLVVDPMCGSGTTIDVAKELKRRVIGFDLNIVRNDVIKNDSRKIPLKDNSVDFVFIDSPYSNNIAYSNDKRCIGKISCESVNFYDELEKVIAEIARILKPNKVMGWVIADQWIKKKFTPTGFILWQRLEKYFDPMDIVCLTRHNQTSNTSLWHNRARRFNFYLRGFKYLFIMKKNK